A window of the Brumimicrobium sp. genome harbors these coding sequences:
- a CDS encoding MMPL family transporter, whose translation MKWLSWILLSVVLLVTVFFGLQIPKTKLDYNFESFFPKEDSSAYFFENYRQHFQSDNDFLLVCIERKKGIFDSDFLTEIQKLTQEIQLLDHVTYTRAITSEKEYFISSFGQVSQRPYIDSNLILDSTLIYSHRELINNLVNKEGNALTIFVKHNDYLSKAKSDKLVEELQSLLNKYDFEKVRVAGRAIGQQYYLKTMQHELVLFIGIGFLLVLIYLLFTFKSIWGMLLPQLVLIGSITWIYGWLAFTNQPINILLIVLPPILLVVSMSDAIHLISKYLDLRRSGKEKLSAIQTTIREIGKATFLTSLTTAIGFLSLVFIDVKPIRDFGLYSGIAVMIAFLITYLVLPSLLTLTKTPSRLIEASSESWYMRLHFLFYATLKKRKLILISGSIMLLISIVGVFFVKNDSFIMDNISPKSELKKDFLYFDQHFGGIRPFELAIQIKPNQNIWEKETLEQLEKLENYLHFQYGVVVNSSLIQTISILNRGSHGGEKEFYVLPSQQKEINNFKQLIKIKDQGKFVRSFLDTTETLTRISGRIPDWGSHLVQSKNNELHMFIQEAGINNYLTVTPTGSAELLDVSTSFMSRKLLESLLFALVIVSVCMGLLFKSFKMLFISLIPNIIPLLITLGFMGIMGIPLNITTALVFTISFGIAVDNTIHFLNYYKLELAKGRTPGYALRNAYFKVGKAILLASFLLICGFSIVSFSAFTAISYLGILVTLTLFIALLADLILLPLLLIFFFRK comes from the coding sequence ATGAAATGGTTGTCGTGGATATTGCTTAGCGTTGTACTACTCGTCACTGTTTTTTTTGGTTTACAAATCCCTAAAACAAAACTAGATTACAACTTTGAGAGCTTTTTTCCAAAGGAAGACTCATCAGCTTACTTTTTTGAAAATTATCGTCAGCATTTCCAATCAGATAACGATTTCTTATTAGTGTGTATAGAACGAAAAAAAGGAATTTTTGATTCTGATTTCTTAACGGAAATTCAAAAATTAACTCAAGAAATACAGTTACTCGACCATGTAACATACACACGAGCAATTACCTCAGAAAAAGAATACTTCATTTCTTCTTTTGGGCAAGTTTCTCAACGCCCTTACATCGATAGCAATTTAATTCTCGATTCTACTCTAATTTATTCGCATAGAGAGCTTATTAATAATTTAGTAAATAAGGAAGGAAATGCGCTCACCATTTTTGTTAAACACAATGATTATTTAAGCAAAGCCAAAAGTGATAAACTAGTAGAAGAACTTCAAAGTTTACTCAATAAATATGATTTTGAAAAAGTACGTGTAGCCGGAAGAGCAATAGGACAGCAGTACTACTTAAAAACAATGCAGCACGAGTTAGTGCTTTTTATTGGTATTGGGTTTTTACTCGTATTGATATATTTGTTGTTTACGTTTAAATCCATTTGGGGAATGTTGCTTCCTCAACTTGTTTTAATCGGCTCTATCACTTGGATATATGGTTGGTTAGCTTTTACCAATCAACCGATTAATATTTTACTCATTGTATTACCACCTATCTTATTAGTCGTTTCGATGTCTGATGCTATTCATTTGATATCTAAGTATTTAGATTTAAGACGCTCGGGTAAAGAAAAATTATCTGCCATTCAAACAACTATTCGTGAAATTGGAAAAGCAACTTTCTTAACTTCGTTAACTACTGCTATAGGATTTCTATCACTCGTTTTTATTGATGTAAAACCAATTCGTGATTTTGGTCTTTATAGTGGTATAGCTGTAATGATTGCTTTTTTAATCACATATTTAGTGCTTCCTTCTTTATTAACATTAACTAAAACCCCATCGCGTTTAATAGAAGCTTCCTCTGAATCATGGTATATGCGTTTGCATTTTCTGTTTTACGCTACTCTCAAGAAAAGAAAACTTATTCTAATTAGTGGAAGTATTATGCTTCTGATTTCAATTGTAGGTGTATTCTTTGTTAAAAATGACAGCTTTATCATGGACAATATTAGTCCGAAAAGTGAACTGAAGAAAGATTTCCTTTATTTCGATCAACATTTTGGAGGAATACGTCCTTTTGAACTTGCCATTCAGATTAAGCCAAACCAAAATATCTGGGAAAAGGAAACCTTAGAACAATTGGAAAAATTAGAGAATTATTTGCATTTCCAGTATGGAGTTGTGGTTAACTCATCACTTATCCAAACTATCTCCATTTTAAATCGAGGAAGTCACGGAGGAGAAAAGGAATTTTACGTACTTCCTTCACAACAAAAGGAGATAAATAACTTCAAACAACTCATAAAAATAAAAGATCAAGGAAAATTCGTTCGCTCCTTTTTGGATACTACGGAAACCCTTACTCGAATAAGTGGACGAATACCTGATTGGGGAAGTCATCTCGTGCAAAGTAAAAACAACGAACTTCACATGTTCATACAAGAAGCCGGAATAAACAACTACCTTACGGTAACACCAACTGGTTCTGCTGAGTTGTTAGATGTCAGCACTTCATTTATGTCACGCAAGCTATTGGAGAGTTTGCTATTTGCACTGGTGATTGTTTCGGTATGTATGGGACTTCTTTTTAAATCATTTAAGATGCTTTTCATTTCTCTAATACCCAATATTATCCCTTTGCTTATTACTCTTGGATTTATGGGGATTATGGGAATTCCATTGAATATTACAACGGCATTAGTTTTTACAATTTCTTTTGGAATAGCAGTAGATAACACCATTCATTTTCTCAATTATTACAAGCTTGAGTTAGCAAAGGGCAGAACTCCAGGATACGCATTGCGGAATGCATATTTCAAAGTTGGAAAGGCCATTTTATTAGCTTCTTTCCTTTTAATTTGTGGATTTAGTATTGTTAGTTTCTCTGCATTTACGGCTATTTCGTATTTAGGAATCTTGGTTACCTTAACTTTATTTATCGCCCTTTTAGCAGATTTAATATTACTGCCTTTGTTACTTATCTTTTTCTTCAGAAAGTAA
- a CDS encoding replication-associated recombination protein A, whose protein sequence is MIPVPSIPLAERMRPKTLEEYVGQEHLLKEGASLRRAINAGVIPSMILWGPPGVGKTTLASLLSNYLKRPFYTLSAISSGVKDVREVIQKAEGQGMFESGGAILFIDEIHRFSKAQQDSLLGAVEKGIVTLIGATTENPSFEVISALLSRCQVYTLNSLDKSQLEQLLKNALERDEYLSQLDIELKETDVLMRISGGDARKLLTLLEIVVNTFPKDQKIIVTDEDVLAIAQQNIARYDKDGEQHYDIISAFIKSIRGSDANAAIYWLARMIEGGEDAKFIARRLIISASEDIGLANPTALILANNTFQAVNTVGFPEARIILAECTMYLANSPKGNGSYMAINKAQELVKQTGNLPIPLHLRNAPTKLMKELDYGKEYKYSHNYAGNFVQQEFLPEEIKGTSFFEAGSSKKEQEIAENMKRLWGGKY, encoded by the coding sequence ATGATTCCTGTACCCTCTATACCATTAGCAGAACGTATGCGTCCTAAGACGCTTGAAGAGTATGTTGGACAAGAACATCTACTAAAAGAAGGTGCAAGTTTGCGAAGAGCAATTAATGCCGGTGTTATTCCGTCGATGATTTTATGGGGACCTCCAGGAGTTGGAAAAACTACGTTAGCTTCTTTACTTTCTAATTACTTAAAAAGACCTTTCTATACGCTTTCTGCTATTTCTTCAGGAGTAAAAGATGTGCGTGAGGTTATTCAAAAGGCAGAAGGTCAAGGAATGTTTGAAAGTGGCGGTGCTATTTTGTTTATTGATGAAATTCACCGATTTTCTAAAGCACAACAAGATTCTTTGTTGGGAGCTGTTGAGAAAGGGATTGTAACCTTAATCGGCGCTACAACAGAAAACCCTTCATTTGAAGTGATCTCTGCTTTGCTTTCACGTTGTCAAGTATATACTTTGAATTCTTTAGACAAGAGCCAACTCGAACAACTTTTGAAGAATGCACTTGAAAGAGATGAATATCTCTCACAACTTGACATCGAATTAAAGGAAACAGATGTTTTAATGCGTATCTCAGGAGGAGATGCTCGGAAATTACTCACCTTACTGGAAATTGTAGTAAATACTTTTCCTAAAGATCAAAAAATCATAGTTACTGACGAAGATGTTTTAGCAATCGCTCAACAGAATATTGCACGCTATGACAAAGATGGAGAACAGCACTACGATATTATCTCTGCTTTTATTAAGTCTATCCGTGGAAGTGATGCGAATGCTGCCATATATTGGCTGGCACGCATGATTGAAGGCGGTGAAGATGCGAAATTTATTGCTCGTCGTTTGATTATTTCAGCGAGTGAGGATATAGGTTTAGCGAATCCTACAGCACTTATTTTAGCAAACAATACTTTTCAAGCTGTGAATACGGTTGGATTTCCAGAGGCTCGTATTATATTGGCAGAATGCACGATGTATTTAGCAAATTCCCCCAAAGGGAATGGTTCATATATGGCAATTAATAAAGCTCAAGAGTTAGTGAAGCAAACAGGAAATTTACCTATTCCGCTTCATTTACGGAATGCTCCTACCAAACTCATGAAAGAGCTAGATTACGGTAAAGAATACAAATACTCCCATAATTACGCTGGAAATTTTGTGCAACAAGAGTTTTTACCAGAAGAAATAAAAGGCACTTCATTTTTTGAAGCAGGAAGTTCCAAAAAAGAACAAGAAATAGCTGAGAATATGAAACGACTTTGGGGTGGGAAGTATTGA
- a CDS encoding NUDIX hydrolase: protein MPFNIRVYGILMNQKGEVLLSDERRFGKEFTKFPGGGLEFGESLKDCLIREFKEELGIDITIGELIYLTDFFQVSAFNKDDQIISVYYKVITEQETEILTSHIPFQFKGEEREVWRWKSLKELTVSDVTFPIDKVVVEKLLSEEKDK from the coding sequence ATGCCTTTTAATATTCGCGTTTATGGGATTTTAATGAATCAAAAGGGAGAAGTATTGCTCTCAGATGAACGTAGGTTTGGAAAAGAATTCACAAAATTTCCTGGAGGAGGGTTAGAGTTTGGAGAAAGCCTTAAAGACTGTCTTATTCGTGAATTTAAAGAAGAGTTGGGGATTGATATTACAATTGGAGAACTCATTTATCTAACCGATTTCTTCCAAGTCTCTGCATTCAACAAAGATGACCAGATTATTAGTGTTTATTACAAAGTAATAACGGAGCAAGAAACTGAAATTCTAACAAGCCATATTCCTTTCCAATTTAAAGGAGAAGAACGAGAAGTATGGAGATGGAAAAGTTTAAAAGAGCTGACAGTTAGTGATGTGACCTTTCCAATTGATAAGGTAGTGGTTGAGAAATTACTTTCTGAAGAAAAAGATAAGTAA